A part of Oncorhynchus kisutch isolate 150728-3 linkage group LG2, Okis_V2, whole genome shotgun sequence genomic DNA contains:
- the LOC116356539 gene encoding uncharacterized protein LOC116356539 — MQQAVGSRQQAVGSMQQAVGSRQQAVGSRQQAVGSMQQAVGSRQQAVGSRQQAPEDDYRPSKEDDCRPSKEDDCRPPKEDDCRPPKEDDCRPPKEDDCRPPKEVDCRPPKEDDCRPPKEDDCRPPKEDDCRPSKV; from the exons ATGCAGCAGGCAGTAGGCTCCAGGCAGCAGGCAGTAGGCTCCATGCAGCAGGCAGTAGGCTCCAGGCAGCAGGCAGTAGGCTCCAGGCAGCAGGCAGTAGGCTCCATGCAGCAGGCAGTAGGCTCCAGGCAGCAGGCAGTAGGCTCCAGGCAGCAGGCTCCA GAGGATGACTACAGGCCTTCCAAGGAGGACGACTGCAGGCCTTCCAAGGAGGACGACTGCAGGCCTCCCAAGGAGGACGACTGCAGGCCTCCCAAGGAGGACGACTGCAGGCCTCCCAAGGAGGACGACTGCAGGCCTCCCAAGGAGGTCGACTGCAGGCCTCCCAAGGAGGACGACTGCAGGCCTCCCAAGGAGGACGACTGCAGGCCTCCCAAGGAGGACGACTGTAGGCCTTCCAAGGTGTAA